In the genome of Candidatus Hydrogenedentota bacterium, one region contains:
- a CDS encoding carbon-nitrogen hydrolase produces the protein MSRTIKAGLVQQACSDDKEATIAKTIAGIREAAEGGAELVVLQELHTGPYFCQTEDPSHFARAESIPGPTSDRLGGLAGELGIVLVASLFEKRAPGLYHNTAVVLDRDGSIAGLYRKMHIPEDPGFNEKFYFAPGDLGFKPIQTSAGVLGVLVCWDQWYPEAARLMALAGAEMLIYPTAIGWVPEDSDEERARQREAWLIIQRGHAIANHLPVVAANRVGFEAHPSRPGEGILFFGSSFIAGPQGELLASASPDREEVLTAEIDLDRTEEVRRLWPFFRDRRVDAYNGLLERYLDSG, from the coding sequence ATGAGCCGGACGATCAAGGCGGGCCTTGTTCAACAGGCATGCTCCGACGACAAAGAGGCCACAATCGCCAAAACGATCGCGGGCATCCGCGAGGCGGCAGAGGGCGGAGCGGAGTTGGTCGTCCTTCAGGAACTGCACACGGGACCGTATTTCTGCCAGACGGAAGATCCGTCCCATTTCGCGCGCGCCGAGAGCATTCCCGGCCCCACGTCGGACCGGCTGGGCGGATTGGCGGGCGAACTGGGCATCGTGCTGGTTGCGTCCCTGTTTGAAAAGCGCGCGCCGGGCCTGTATCACAACACGGCGGTCGTGCTTGATCGCGACGGAAGCATCGCCGGCCTGTATCGCAAGATGCACATTCCGGAAGATCCTGGCTTCAATGAAAAATTCTATTTTGCGCCGGGTGATTTGGGTTTCAAGCCGATCCAAACTTCCGCGGGGGTGTTGGGCGTGCTCGTGTGCTGGGACCAATGGTATCCCGAAGCGGCGCGGCTCATGGCGCTGGCCGGCGCGGAAATGTTGATATACCCCACCGCCATCGGATGGGTTCCGGAGGATTCGGACGAGGAACGCGCGCGCCAGCGCGAGGCGTGGCTGATCATACAGCGCGGGCACGCCATCGCGAACCATTTGCCCGTCGTCGCAGCCAACCGGGTCGGGTTCGAGGCGCACCCCAGCCGGCCCGGGGAAGGCATTTTGTTCTTCGGCAGCAGTTTCATCGCCGGTCCGCAGGGCGAACTGCTCGCCTCGGCATCGCCGGATCGGGAAGAGGTGCTGACGGCCGAAATCGATCTCGACCGCACGGAGGAGGTGCGCCGCCTTTGGCCTTTCTTCCGGGACCGCCGCGTGGACGCCTACAACGGCCTGCTCGAACGGTATCTCGACTCCGGCTGA
- a CDS encoding DEAD/DEAH box helicase, whose protein sequence is MTFEEFSIDPRFMKLLKAQGIVEPTPVQEQAIPVALEGKDLLAIAQTGTGKTLAFALPSLTRLAGLPRTKNAMLVLAPTRELAIQVHAVIEPLAKSAGLNAVCVYGGAGMDKQATALRQGRTVVVATPGRLLDHFGRGNVRFDHLAILVLDEADRMLDMGFLPDIRRILDKLPKDRQTLFFSATFPQEIARLAADMQQSPQRIEVGTIMTPVDSVRQQIYTVSATSKISLLTKILRDPAVTSALVFIRTKHRTDRVAKALHREGFKAQAIHGDRSQNQRQHALDGFREGRYKILVATDVAARGLDIQGISHVINFDIPKTAEEYIHRIGRTARASAEGDAITFVCPEEFMDLKTLEKALGKNLPRAEWEGAVPVISLFTPESERPKVSRGSRRRHSLLRRR, encoded by the coding sequence ATGACTTTTGAAGAATTCAGTATCGATCCGCGCTTTATGAAACTGCTCAAGGCGCAGGGTATCGTCGAGCCGACACCCGTCCAGGAACAGGCCATACCGGTCGCGCTGGAAGGGAAAGACCTTCTGGCCATCGCCCAGACGGGCACGGGCAAGACGCTGGCGTTCGCGCTGCCGTCGTTGACCCGTCTCGCCGGATTGCCCCGGACGAAAAACGCCATGCTGGTCCTCGCGCCGACGCGCGAGCTGGCCATTCAGGTGCATGCGGTCATCGAACCGCTGGCCAAGAGCGCCGGTCTCAACGCCGTGTGCGTCTACGGCGGCGCCGGCATGGACAAGCAGGCCACCGCGCTGCGCCAGGGACGCACGGTGGTTGTCGCCACGCCCGGGCGCCTGCTCGATCATTTCGGGCGCGGCAACGTGCGCTTTGACCATCTTGCCATTCTCGTGCTGGACGAGGCCGACCGGATGCTGGACATGGGTTTTCTGCCCGACATCCGCCGCATCCTCGACAAACTCCCGAAAGACCGCCAAACGCTGTTCTTTTCGGCGACGTTCCCGCAGGAAATCGCACGGTTGGCCGCCGACATGCAGCAGTCGCCCCAACGCATCGAGGTGGGGACCATCATGACGCCGGTGGACAGCGTCCGCCAGCAAATCTACACGGTCAGCGCCACTTCGAAAATCTCCCTGCTCACCAAAATCCTCCGGGATCCGGCCGTGACCTCGGCGCTGGTCTTCATACGCACCAAGCATCGCACCGATCGCGTCGCCAAGGCGCTGCACCGGGAAGGTTTCAAGGCGCAGGCGATTCATGGCGACCGTTCCCAAAACCAGCGCCAGCATGCGCTCGACGGGTTCCGCGAAGGCCGGTACAAGATCCTTGTCGCGACCGACGTGGCCGCGCGCGGACTCGATATCCAGGGCATCAGCCATGTAATCAATTTCGACATCCCCAAGACTGCGGAAGAATACATCCACCGCATCGGGCGCACCGCCCGCGCCAGCGCGGAAGGCGACGCGATTACCTTCGTGTGTCCGGAAGAGTTCATGGACCTAAAAACGCTCGAAAAGGCGCTCGGCAAGAATCTGCCGCGCGCGGAATGGGAAGGCGCCGTGCCGGTCATTTCGCTGTTTACCCCGGAATCGGAACGCCCAAAAGTGTCCCGCGGTTCGCGTCGGCGGCACAGTCTACTGCGCCGCCGCTGA
- a CDS encoding serine/threonine-protein kinase, with the protein MTQEFRPPDRQTLYHYRLDRLLGKGGTGQVYRGIDTENNRVAALKLFYPAFFRNRLHLRDFARSVAKFRAFSHPNVAQIYEFLQGDEGECLVLEYVDGPDLKWYLDNRPWNLQERLVIAAQICNGLQYVHEQGFTHHDLKPTNILFTRKGIAKLVDYSLTGNSYLLSLFDSGLHEQVTPMYVAPELIPLPSRPAGKATPQSDIYSLGITFYLMFAERVPFPVDNLQHLYQCHLRVIPEHPSRINKKCPPQLGDIIMRMIDKKPENRFLDCDHLRIALAAVGQSRI; encoded by the coding sequence ATGACGCAGGAATTCAGACCTCCCGACAGGCAGACATTGTATCATTACCGGCTCGACCGGCTATTGGGAAAAGGCGGCACCGGGCAGGTTTATCGCGGAATTGACACCGAAAACAACCGCGTGGCCGCACTTAAACTTTTTTATCCCGCTTTTTTCCGAAACCGCCTTCACCTGCGCGATTTTGCGCGAAGCGTGGCGAAATTCCGCGCGTTTTCCCACCCCAATGTGGCCCAGATTTACGAGTTTCTACAGGGCGATGAAGGCGAATGCCTGGTGCTCGAATACGTGGATGGGCCGGATCTGAAGTGGTACCTTGACAATCGCCCCTGGAACCTGCAGGAGCGCCTAGTCATTGCCGCCCAGATTTGCAACGGGTTGCAGTACGTGCACGAGCAAGGCTTCACGCACCATGACCTGAAGCCGACGAATATCCTGTTCACCCGCAAGGGCATCGCGAAACTCGTGGATTATTCGTTGACCGGAAACAGTTATCTGTTGAGTTTGTTTGATTCCGGCCTGCACGAGCAGGTCACGCCGATGTACGTGGCGCCGGAACTGATCCCGCTGCCGTCCCGGCCCGCCGGAAAAGCCACCCCGCAAAGCGACATCTATTCGCTGGGCATCACCTTCTATCTCATGTTTGCCGAGCGCGTGCCGTTTCCCGTGGACAATCTCCAGCACTTGTATCAATGTCACTTGCGCGTGATCCCGGAGCATCCATCGCGGATCAATAAAAAATGTCCCCCGCAACTGGGGGACATCATCATGCGCATGATTGACAAGAAACCCGAAAACCGCTTTTTGGACTGCGATCACCTCCGCATCGCGCTGGCCGCCGTCGGCCAGAGCCGGATTTGA
- a CDS encoding GntR family transcriptional regulator: MARNIQGDREIPNVRTSSEEIANQLSRKLLQKEFPPGSKLPPERELAVQFGVARNVVREAIKRLEAMGAVRSWQGSGVYVQDIEFLRGISIFDTLMRNEDGSVNVDFLRQVLEFRGYFMRLVVRLAAVRRTDEELATIKRLFAEWEMSRDNRERQTEITQEIYRACVEATRNGVCQALFKSVERVSAELVSLVVQSVPDFQQRRKAYLRLIDALEQKDATLAELAVVRFIEAVEASLNLGQTPTGLIHSAS; this comes from the coding sequence ATGGCACGAAACATTCAAGGCGACCGGGAAATCCCAAACGTCCGGACGAGTTCGGAGGAAATAGCGAACCAGCTTTCCCGGAAATTGCTTCAGAAGGAATTTCCACCGGGATCCAAATTGCCGCCGGAACGTGAATTGGCGGTACAGTTCGGCGTGGCCCGCAATGTCGTGCGCGAAGCGATCAAGCGCCTTGAGGCGATGGGCGCCGTGCGAAGCTGGCAGGGGTCGGGCGTGTATGTCCAGGACATCGAATTCCTGCGGGGGATCAGCATATTCGACACGCTCATGCGCAACGAAGACGGCTCGGTGAACGTGGATTTCCTGCGGCAAGTGCTGGAATTTCGCGGATATTTCATGCGGCTGGTGGTGCGCCTTGCGGCCGTCCGGCGCACGGATGAAGAACTGGCCACAATCAAGCGGCTCTTCGCGGAATGGGAAATGTCACGGGACAACCGGGAGCGTCAAACCGAAATCACGCAGGAAATCTACCGCGCCTGCGTCGAGGCCACCCGCAACGGCGTATGCCAGGCCCTGTTCAAATCGGTCGAGCGGGTCAGCGCGGAACTGGTCAGTCTCGTGGTGCAGTCCGTGCCCGATTTCCAGCAACGCCGGAAGGCGTATCTGCGCCTGATTGACGCCCTCGAACAGAAAGATGCCACGCTGGCCGAACTGGCGGTCGTTCGCTTCATCGAGGCTGTCGAGGCGTCGCTGAACCTCGGGCAGACGCCGACCGGCCTCATCCATTCCGCCTCCTAG
- a CDS encoding YhcH/YjgK/YiaL family protein: MIMDVLSRWNHYYWLNERFEESFRFLEMLAPGTPDGRHDIDGDNVYCMIQSYETKSREGQQFEAHRQYADIQMVLEGEESILWAPADGLETVRPYEPDIAFFALTPTPAELVLTPSVFCVFFPQDAHAPCLRHGGITRVRKAVVKVRIS; encoded by the coding sequence ATGATTATGGATGTCTTGTCCCGGTGGAACCATTACTACTGGCTGAACGAGCGGTTCGAGGAGTCGTTTCGTTTTCTCGAAATGCTGGCGCCCGGGACGCCCGACGGCCGGCACGACATTGACGGCGACAATGTTTATTGCATGATTCAATCCTATGAAACCAAATCGCGCGAGGGGCAACAGTTCGAGGCGCACCGCCAGTACGCGGACATCCAGATGGTCCTGGAAGGGGAGGAATCCATTCTATGGGCGCCGGCCGACGGGCTGGAGACCGTCCGTCCGTACGAGCCCGATATCGCGTTTTTCGCGCTGACGCCCACACCCGCCGAACTCGTGCTGACGCCGTCCGTCTTTTGTGTGTTCTTTCCCCAGGACGCGCACGCGCCCTGCCTCCGGCATGGCGGCATAACCCGCGTACGCAAAGCGGTTGTGAAAGTACGTATCTCCTGA
- a CDS encoding sulfatase-like hydrolase/transferase, with protein sequence MNRRTFLGAATAGAAAAALGAQWPVAAKDKKPKNILYLLSDDQRFDTIHALGNPEIHTPHLDALAGRGVAFTNAYIFGSHHGALCAPSRAMIMSGRHLFHIEHPDTLPESVPLLPGVLHERGYATHGIGKWHNGRGSFNRAFASGSSIFFGGMSNQRAVPVHAYDPTGRYPVESAHVGDRFSSELFADDAIRFLQAHDGSNPFLLYVAFTAPHDPRTAPEAYRALYDPKRLSLPPNCLPRHPFDNGDLETRDEKLAPWPRTPENTRFQLAEYYAMISHLDEQIGRILAVLDETGLAEETLIVFAGDNGLAVGQHGLFGKQNAYEHSIHVPLLMAGPGFPRGMRCDAFCYLTDTFPTLFDLIGAPLPKGVDGRSLLPALRGEPVRDAIFFAYRDVQRAIRVGDYKLIEYQVKGERRTQLFDLARDPFETRDLSGEARHARTLKRLRERLRAMQRETDDPLAGRW encoded by the coding sequence ATGAACAGACGCACTTTTTTGGGCGCGGCGACGGCGGGCGCGGCCGCCGCAGCGCTTGGAGCGCAATGGCCGGTCGCCGCGAAGGATAAAAAACCAAAAAACATCCTTTACCTGCTTTCGGACGACCAGCGGTTCGATACAATTCACGCGCTGGGAAATCCGGAAATCCACACGCCGCATTTGGATGCGCTTGCGGGGCGGGGGGTGGCCTTCACCAATGCATACATCTTCGGCTCGCATCACGGCGCGCTGTGCGCGCCGAGCCGCGCGATGATCATGTCGGGACGGCATCTGTTTCATATTGAACACCCCGACACGCTGCCCGAAAGCGTGCCTTTGCTTCCGGGGGTGCTGCACGAACGCGGCTATGCCACGCACGGCATCGGCAAATGGCACAACGGGCGCGGGTCGTTCAACCGGGCGTTTGCGTCGGGCAGCAGCATTTTCTTCGGTGGAATGAGCAACCAACGAGCCGTGCCGGTGCATGCCTACGATCCGACCGGCCGGTATCCGGTGGAGTCCGCGCATGTCGGCGATCGGTTTTCGAGCGAACTGTTCGCCGACGACGCCATCCGGTTTCTGCAGGCGCACGACGGATCCAATCCGTTTCTGCTCTATGTGGCGTTTACGGCGCCGCATGATCCCCGCACGGCGCCGGAGGCGTATCGCGCGTTGTACGATCCGAAGCGGCTTTCCCTGCCGCCGAATTGTCTGCCGCGTCATCCGTTCGACAACGGCGATCTCGAAACCCGCGACGAAAAACTCGCGCCGTGGCCGCGCACACCCGAAAACACGCGGTTTCAATTGGCCGAGTATTACGCGATGATTTCGCATCTCGACGAACAGATCGGGCGCATCCTCGCCGTACTCGACGAAACCGGCCTTGCGGAGGAAACGCTGATCGTCTTCGCGGGCGACAATGGACTCGCCGTCGGGCAGCACGGTCTTTTCGGCAAGCAAAACGCCTATGAGCACAGCATCCATGTACCGTTGTTGATGGCCGGCCCCGGCTTCCCTCGCGGGATGCGATGCGATGCGTTTTGCTACCTGACGGATACTTTTCCGACGCTGTTCGACCTGATTGGCGCGCCGCTTCCCAAAGGCGTGGACGGCAGGAGCCTGCTTCCGGCCTTGCGCGGCGAACCGGTCCGCGACGCAATCTTTTTTGCCTACCGCGACGTGCAGCGCGCGATTCGTGTCGGCGATTACAAACTGATCGAATACCAAGTCAAGGGCGAACGGCGCACCCAGTTGTTTGACCTTGCGCGCGATCCTTTTGAGACGAGGGATCTGTCCGGCGAAGCACGCCATGCCCGGACGCTCAAACGCCTGCGGGAACGACTTCGTGCGATGCAGCGCGAAACCGACGATCCCCTTGCGGGTCGTTGGTAA
- the gatB gene encoding Asp-tRNA(Asn)/Glu-tRNA(Gln) amidotransferase subunit GatB, with translation MAYEAVIGLEVHVELSTKSKVFCGCSTHFNAPANTNVCPVCLGMPGVLPVMNRAVVESAVAVGLALDCTISKWSKMDRKNYFYPDLAKNYQISQYDLPLCHDGSIEIEVDGSRKRIGITRVHIEEDTARNVHTIGGEGGGPAQSGVDFNRSGVPLLEIVSEPDIRSAQEAYAYLTALKQILQYLGVSDCNMEEGSLRAEANISIRPVGATQFGVKTEVKNVASFSGTQKAIEFEVARQREVIESGGTVVQETRGWDADRGITVSQRSKESAHDYRYFPEPDLVPIAIDEAFVERIRSAMPELPKARFGRFQAEYGLNAYDAGVLTANKSMADYFEEVVRSGAPAKQAANWIMGDLQALLVENKTDIAACPVSAVNLAAMIALIEQGTISGKIAKELLPAMFDTGKAPKTLVEEKGLVQISDTDAIEKAVHSVVAAHPGPVADYRAGKKQAMGFLVGQVMKATQGKANPKLVNEILMRELNNG, from the coding sequence ATGGCTTATGAAGCGGTAATCGGTCTTGAAGTGCACGTGGAACTGAGCACGAAATCAAAGGTGTTCTGCGGCTGCAGCACGCATTTCAACGCGCCGGCCAACACGAATGTCTGTCCGGTCTGCCTGGGCATGCCGGGCGTGTTGCCGGTCATGAATCGTGCGGTGGTCGAATCCGCGGTCGCGGTCGGGCTGGCGCTCGACTGTACCATCTCGAAGTGGTCGAAGATGGACCGCAAGAACTATTTCTACCCGGACCTCGCCAAGAATTACCAGATCAGCCAATACGACTTGCCGTTGTGCCACGACGGATCCATCGAGATTGAGGTGGATGGCTCCCGGAAGCGCATCGGCATTACGCGGGTCCATATCGAAGAGGACACGGCGCGCAATGTCCACACGATTGGCGGCGAAGGCGGCGGCCCCGCACAGAGCGGGGTGGATTTCAACCGGAGCGGCGTGCCCCTGCTGGAAATCGTGTCGGAACCGGATATCCGCAGCGCGCAGGAAGCCTACGCGTACCTGACGGCGCTCAAGCAGATCCTGCAGTATCTGGGCGTCAGCGACTGCAACATGGAGGAAGGATCGCTGCGGGCTGAGGCCAACATCAGCATCCGGCCCGTCGGAGCGACACAATTCGGCGTCAAGACCGAAGTCAAAAACGTGGCCTCGTTCAGCGGCACGCAGAAGGCCATCGAATTTGAAGTGGCGCGTCAGCGCGAGGTAATCGAAAGTGGAGGAACGGTGGTCCAGGAAACGCGCGGATGGGATGCGGACCGCGGGATCACCGTGTCGCAGCGTTCGAAGGAATCGGCGCACGACTACCGCTATTTTCCGGAGCCGGACTTGGTTCCCATCGCGATTGACGAGGCCTTTGTCGAACGGATACGTTCCGCCATGCCGGAATTGCCGAAAGCGCGGTTCGGGCGTTTCCAGGCCGAGTACGGATTGAATGCCTACGACGCCGGCGTATTGACGGCCAACAAGTCCATGGCGGACTATTTCGAGGAAGTGGTGCGTTCGGGTGCGCCGGCCAAGCAGGCCGCAAATTGGATTATGGGCGATTTGCAGGCGTTGCTGGTCGAAAACAAGACGGATATCGCCGCGTGCCCGGTGTCCGCCGTGAATCTGGCCGCGATGATCGCCTTGATCGAACAGGGAACGATCAGCGGAAAAATCGCGAAAGAACTCTTGCCGGCCATGTTCGATACGGGCAAGGCGCCCAAAACGCTTGTCGAGGAAAAGGGGCTAGTGCAAATCAGCGATACGGACGCCATTGAAAAGGCCGTGCACAGTGTTGTGGCGGCCCATCCCGGTCCCGTGGCGGATTACCGGGCCGGCAAAAAACAGGCGATGGGATTCCTGGTGGGCCAAGTCATGAAGGCGACCCAGGGAAAGGCCAATCCCAAATTGGTGAACGAAATTCTGATGCGTGAATTGAATAACGGCTGA
- the gatC gene encoding Asp-tRNA(Asn)/Glu-tRNA(Gln) amidotransferase subunit GatC → MPKITRDDVEHVAALAQLSPDEATKDRLIQQMNDILSYMDKLNELDTSGVEPTMHAMPMTNVFRDDTVCPSLDREQALKNAPKTDGEYFLVPRILDVE, encoded by the coding sequence ATGCCGAAGATTACGCGAGACGATGTCGAACACGTGGCGGCGCTGGCGCAACTTTCGCCGGATGAGGCCACGAAGGATCGCCTGATCCAACAGATGAACGACATTCTGTCCTACATGGACAAACTGAACGAACTGGACACGTCCGGCGTTGAACCGACGATGCACGCGATGCCGATGACAAACGTGTTTCGAGACGATACGGTTTGTCCGTCGCTCGATCGCGAGCAGGCGTTGAAGAACGCCCCGAAAACGGACGGCGAATATTTTCTGGTGCCGCGGATTCTGGACGTGGAATGA
- the dapB gene encoding 4-hydroxy-tetrahydrodipicolinate reductase: MKICMAGACGRMGRRILDLAAAEPDIEIGGAFDQMSLAGSEIFIGAETSRPRRLKISADGAAEIAKSDVLIDFTVAHACVGNAQLAAKAGKPCVIGTTGLSVEYKAELIELARKVAIVYAPNMSVGVNVLFKIAREVAMTLGLDYNVEITEIHHNLKKDSPSGTALRLAEGIADVLGLDCPGDVAHGRQGMVGERPARQIGIHAIRGGDVVGEHTVCFIGQGERVELTHRAHNRDNFARGALRAARFVISAPPGLYDMQDVLGLK; this comes from the coding sequence ATGAAGATCTGTATGGCAGGCGCATGTGGACGGATGGGGCGGCGCATCCTGGATCTGGCTGCGGCCGAACCCGACATCGAAATCGGCGGCGCTTTCGATCAGATGTCCCTGGCGGGTTCAGAGATTTTCATTGGGGCCGAGACGAGCCGGCCCCGCCGGCTTAAAATATCGGCGGACGGCGCGGCGGAAATCGCGAAGTCGGACGTGCTGATTGACTTCACGGTGGCGCATGCCTGTGTAGGCAACGCACAACTCGCGGCCAAGGCCGGCAAGCCGTGCGTCATCGGCACCACGGGACTGTCCGTCGAATACAAAGCCGAGCTTATTGAACTGGCCCGCAAGGTGGCGATCGTCTACGCGCCGAACATGAGCGTGGGCGTCAATGTGCTCTTCAAGATTGCCCGGGAAGTGGCAATGACGCTCGGCCTCGATTACAACGTCGAAATCACGGAAATCCATCACAACCTCAAGAAGGACAGTCCCAGCGGCACGGCGCTCCGGCTCGCCGAGGGCATCGCGGACGTGCTGGGTCTCGACTGTCCGGGCGACGTGGCCCACGGCCGGCAAGGCATGGTGGGCGAACGTCCCGCGCGGCAGATCGGCATCCATGCGATTCGCGGCGGGGATGTGGTGGGCGAACACACGGTTTGTTTCATCGGCCAGGGCGAACGCGTCGAACTGACGCATCGCGCGCATAACCGCGACAATTTCGCGCGCGGCGCGTTGCGCGCGGCCCGGTTCGTCATAAGCGCGCCGCCGGGTCTGTACGACATGCAGGACGTGCTCGGCCTGAAGTGA
- a CDS encoding agmatine deiminase family protein yields MAKKASVRLPAEWEPQAGVQLTWPNAGGDWRGRLDWIEASLAGIAREVSLREICLIATDNVQRTADIVRRAGARMDSVRLYPIESNDIWARDHGPITVLKNGRPVILDFAFNAWGLKYPGNLDNLLTRRLAEAGAFGKTRVRTLPLVLEGGSIESDGAGTLMTTAECLLWPNRNPAYNQRQIDAQLRRYLGAERILWIRNGHIPGDDTNSHIDTLARFCSTDTIAYCGCDDPTDESYLSLRALEEELRSLRTLDGKPYRLERLPMPAPIFDAQGDRLPANYANFLIINGAVLVPSYGVPQDEQARQILAGCFPERAIVGVDSRGPVVIYGALHCVTMQIPEGALP; encoded by the coding sequence ATGGCGAAGAAAGCATCCGTCCGGCTGCCGGCGGAATGGGAACCGCAGGCGGGCGTACAGTTGACATGGCCGAACGCGGGAGGCGATTGGCGCGGACGCTTGGATTGGATTGAAGCGTCGCTCGCGGGCATCGCGCGCGAAGTCAGCCTCCGTGAAATTTGCCTGATTGCAACCGACAATGTTCAACGAACCGCCGACATCGTCCGGCGCGCCGGCGCGCGAATGGACTCGGTGCGCCTGTATCCAATCGAGTCGAACGACATCTGGGCGCGTGACCACGGACCCATAACCGTCTTGAAAAACGGCCGTCCGGTCATTCTGGATTTTGCATTCAACGCATGGGGACTCAAGTATCCGGGAAACTTGGACAACCTGCTCACGCGGCGGCTCGCGGAAGCGGGCGCCTTCGGAAAAACGCGCGTGCGGACGCTGCCGCTGGTCCTCGAAGGCGGATCGATCGAGTCGGACGGCGCGGGGACGTTGATGACGACAGCGGAATGCCTGCTCTGGCCCAACCGGAATCCGGCCTACAACCAGCGGCAGATTGACGCCCAACTGCGCCGGTATCTGGGCGCGGAGCGCATCCTCTGGATTCGAAACGGCCACATTCCCGGCGACGACACGAATTCGCACATAGACACGCTGGCGCGGTTCTGTTCGACGGACACGATTGCGTATTGCGGCTGCGACGATCCGACCGATGAAAGTTACCTGAGCCTCAGGGCGCTCGAGGAGGAATTGCGATCCCTTCGCACGCTCGACGGAAAACCGTACCGGCTTGAACGGCTGCCCATGCCCGCGCCAATTTTCGACGCACAAGGCGATCGCCTGCCGGCCAATTACGCCAATTTCCTGATCATCAACGGCGCGGTTCTTGTGCCGTCCTACGGAGTTCCCCAGGATGAACAGGCCCGGCAAATCCTCGCCGGTTGTTTCCCCGAGCGCGCAATCGTCGGCGTGGACAGCCGCGGGCCGGTCGTCATTTATGGCGCGTTGCATTGCGTGACGATGCAAATCCCGGAAGGAGCCCTGCCATGA
- a CDS encoding NYN domain-containing protein: protein MAPVYFVDGYNVIHHSTRLRPLAIESFEQARDALIEHVGRFCVATGHTVKIIFDGCGRRAEPAPPLKGIKGLEVLYSPGHQSADALIERTVYQTPNRRNVIVVSSDRGIRDLCRGLGAMVMDADIFLDTIGESESETRAAMVHLQRADTLNRIENRLGEANVSLLEQLKRKLKT from the coding sequence ATGGCACCCGTTTATTTTGTGGACGGATACAACGTGATCCATCACTCGACGCGGTTGCGCCCGCTGGCAATCGAAAGTTTCGAGCAGGCCCGCGACGCCCTCATTGAACACGTGGGGCGGTTTTGCGTGGCCACCGGCCACACGGTCAAGATCATCTTCGACGGGTGCGGCCGCCGCGCCGAACCGGCGCCGCCCCTAAAAGGCATCAAAGGGCTTGAGGTATTGTATTCCCCGGGCCATCAAAGCGCCGACGCGTTGATCGAACGGACCGTCTACCAAACGCCGAACCGGCGCAACGTTATCGTGGTCAGCAGCGACCGGGGCATTCGCGACCTGTGTCGCGGCCTTGGCGCGATGGTCATGGATGCGGACATCTTTCTCGACACCATCGGCGAGTCCGAGTCCGAAACCCGCGCCGCAATGGTTCATCTTCAGCGGGCCGACACGCTGAACCGCATCGAAAACCGCCTCGGCGAAGCCAACGTCTCCCTTCTCGAACAACTGAAGCGGAAGCTCAAAACATAG
- the rsfS gene encoding ribosome silencing factor, whose amino-acid sequence MARLVRKKKVTEPPEFLTKAKRIGELAADHKAIDIRAYDVRGLTVIADAFLLCSAASEPQLRAVFNAVRDGMKAAGVLPHHAEGGFKGGWLVVDYGDVIVHIFREEAREFYDLDGLWADAPQIDLDLLI is encoded by the coding sequence TTGGCGCGACTGGTGCGGAAAAAAAAAGTAACGGAGCCGCCCGAATTTCTGACCAAGGCAAAGAGAATTGGCGAACTGGCGGCGGATCACAAGGCGATTGACATACGCGCGTACGATGTGCGCGGGCTGACGGTGATTGCGGATGCGTTTCTGCTCTGCAGCGCGGCAAGCGAACCGCAGTTGCGGGCCGTGTTCAATGCGGTTCGGGATGGAATGAAAGCGGCGGGCGTTTTGCCGCATCACGCCGAAGGCGGTTTTAAGGGCGGCTGGCTTGTGGTGGATTATGGGGACGTGATCGTGCATATCTTTCGCGAGGAAGCTCGCGAATTCTACGATTTGGACGGATTATGGGCGGATGCCCCTCAGATCGATCTGGATTTATTGATCTGA